The following are from one region of the Simiduia agarivorans SA1 = DSM 21679 genome:
- a CDS encoding TonB family protein, which yields MIAANLLANLLIKPLLLTLLGAFFVRQAAHRSASHQHFLASALLAGLPLVLLAAFYLQGIGLRITTHSDHWSLVPVASLLQQPWVQVVIAAYLFGALFILFYLLLGLWLLRTIDRTAAPSKAQSRLDWLRKLSGISQPVCVKTSAAIAHPQVWGWRRPTLLVPTRFDQQAAAAQDLALLHELGHVARNDWGLSIAGRIICALFWPLLPVWWLAANQRQLAERATDDWVLATRNKPEDYADLLLASARTLQQDLPSQALNGSPLFQRVQCLLNDNLDRDTRDHQSLAAGLAITLGLSALLAVAHLQPVAPLPASHQITWRWLPQETVEPTLAPDDALTVAPLPTLLPEPQRPAREPMEQVRVLARADAIDGTYAGGPAADIQVGRPDLPGILPMILVTPDYPRAALRRGIEGVVRLGFSIDAEGRPVDIRVLQSPHASLTQAAIDAMQQSRYRAPLLNGQPVQLTGLTEDYRFQIQTDPPDT from the coding sequence ATGATTGCGGCCAACCTGCTCGCCAACCTGCTGATCAAGCCACTGCTGCTTACGCTCCTGGGCGCGTTCTTTGTCCGGCAGGCAGCACACCGGTCGGCCAGCCATCAGCATTTTCTCGCCAGCGCCCTGTTGGCCGGCTTGCCACTGGTGTTGCTGGCCGCCTTTTACCTGCAGGGCATCGGCCTGCGCATCACCACGCACAGCGACCATTGGAGCCTGGTGCCAGTCGCGAGCCTGCTGCAGCAACCCTGGGTTCAGGTGGTCATTGCGGCCTACCTGTTTGGCGCCCTGTTTATCCTGTTCTATTTGCTGCTGGGGCTCTGGCTGTTACGCACCATCGACCGCACAGCAGCACCCAGCAAGGCGCAATCGCGGCTGGACTGGCTGCGCAAGCTGAGTGGTATCAGCCAACCCGTATGCGTGAAAACCAGCGCCGCCATCGCGCATCCGCAGGTGTGGGGCTGGCGCCGGCCCACGTTACTGGTGCCCACCCGGTTCGATCAACAAGCTGCTGCCGCACAGGATCTGGCCCTGCTGCACGAGCTCGGCCACGTGGCGCGCAATGACTGGGGCTTAAGTATCGCTGGCCGGATTATCTGCGCGTTATTCTGGCCCCTTCTGCCGGTCTGGTGGCTGGCGGCCAACCAGCGCCAACTGGCCGAGCGCGCCACCGATGACTGGGTCTTGGCGACGCGCAATAAACCCGAAGACTACGCCGATCTGCTGCTCGCGTCGGCGCGCACACTGCAACAGGACCTGCCCAGCCAGGCGCTGAACGGCTCGCCCCTGTTTCAACGCGTTCAGTGTTTGCTGAATGACAATCTCGACCGGGATACGCGCGATCATCAGAGTCTGGCCGCGGGCTTGGCGATCACGCTTGGTTTATCTGCGTTACTGGCGGTGGCGCACCTGCAACCGGTTGCCCCACTGCCCGCGAGCCATCAGATCACCTGGCGTTGGTTGCCGCAGGAAACCGTTGAGCCCACGCTGGCGCCAGATGACGCGCTCACTGTCGCGCCGCTCCCTACGCTTTTGCCCGAACCGCAGCGGCCTGCGCGCGAACCTATGGAGCAAGTGCGGGTACTGGCGCGTGCAGATGCTATCGACGGCACATACGCCGGCGGCCCAGCAGCCGACATTCAGGTAGGCCGCCCGGATCTTCCCGGCATACTGCCCATGATTCTGGTGACACCCGATTACCCACGCGCGGCACTCAGGCGGGGCATAGAAGGCGTGGTCAGGCTCGGCTTTTCCATCGATGCCGAGGGCCGGCCGGTGGATATTCGGGTGCTGCAATCGCCACACGCATCACTTACGCAAGCCGCCATTGACGCCATGCAGCAGTCCCGCTACCGGGCGCCACTATTGAACGGCCAGCCGGTGCAGCTGACCGGCCTGACCGAAGACTACCGTTTCCAGATCCAGACTGATCCACCGGACACCTGA
- a CDS encoding BlaI/MecI/CopY family transcriptional regulator codes for MTPPKISRREREILDVLYQQGEASAQEVQDLMPDPPSYSSVRALLARMLEKELVTHRQDGARYLYKAAQERAKAQTSALSRMLKTFFDGSVAKATSALLGDKGDELSEAELDELEAAIAKARAKKRQSQD; via the coding sequence ATGACACCCCCCAAGATCAGCCGCCGCGAGCGGGAAATCCTCGATGTGCTCTACCAGCAGGGTGAAGCCAGCGCGCAGGAAGTGCAGGACCTGATGCCCGACCCGCCCAGCTACTCCTCGGTACGGGCTCTGCTGGCGCGGATGCTGGAAAAAGAGCTGGTGACCCACCGCCAGGACGGCGCCAGGTACCTCTATAAAGCCGCACAGGAACGCGCCAAAGCGCAGACCAGCGCGCTCTCTCGCATGCTGAAAACGTTTTTTGACGGTTCGGTGGCCAAGGCCACATCTGCGTTACTGGGCGACAAGGGCGACGAGTTATCCGAAGCAGAATTGGACGAACTCGAAGCCGCCATTGCCAAAGCCCGCGCGAAAAAGCGCCAATCCCAGGACTGA
- the tkt gene encoding transketolase translates to MASRKDLANAIRALSMDAVQKAKSGHPGAPMGMADIAEVLWNDYLSHNPANPAWSNRDRFVLSNGHGSMLIYSLLHLSGYDLPMDELKQFRQLHSRTPGHPEYGYAPGVETTTGPLGQGITNAVGMAIAEKSLAAQFNRDGHAIVDHYTYCFLGDGCMMEGISHEACSLAGTLGLGKLIAFYDDNGISIDGEVEGWFTDDTPKRFEAYGWHVIPAVDGHDADAIKAAIEAARAERDKPTLICCKTIIGFGSPNKQGKEDCHGAPLGDDEIKLTREALGWAHAPFEVPADVYAGWDAKAKGAEREQGWNAQFDAYKAAHPALAAEYERRVIKGELPADFAAKADAYIAEVQAKAEKIASRKASQNALNAFGPLLPELMGGSADLAGSNLTLWSGAKGLTADDASGNYIFYGVREFGMAAIMNGIALHGGFVPYGATFLMFMEYARNAVRMAALMKQQGIFVFTHDSIGQGEDGPTHQPIEQVANLRMTPNLTTWRPADATESAVAWKEALLKNDGPTALVFSRQNLDPIVRTPDQVADINRGGYILKDCKGEPEAIIIATGSEVSLALAAAEQLTSRGKQVRVVSMPSTNVFDAQDAEYKEKVLPLSVLPRVAVEAAHVDFWWKYVGLDGRVVGMTTFGESAPGAALMEHFGFTVDNVVAAVDELLD, encoded by the coding sequence ATGGCCTCACGCAAAGACCTCGCCAATGCCATCCGTGCACTCAGCATGGACGCGGTACAGAAAGCCAAATCCGGTCATCCAGGTGCCCCCATGGGCATGGCCGATATTGCCGAGGTGCTGTGGAACGACTATCTGAGCCACAACCCGGCCAACCCGGCCTGGTCTAACCGCGACCGCTTTGTGCTGTCCAATGGCCATGGCTCCATGCTGATTTATTCCCTGCTGCACCTGTCCGGCTACGACCTGCCCATGGACGAGCTGAAGCAGTTCCGCCAGCTGCACTCCAGAACCCCGGGTCACCCCGAGTACGGTTATGCCCCCGGTGTGGAAACCACTACTGGCCCGCTCGGCCAGGGCATCACTAACGCGGTGGGCATGGCCATTGCCGAGAAGTCGCTGGCAGCTCAGTTCAACCGCGACGGCCACGCCATTGTGGATCACTACACCTACTGCTTCCTGGGCGACGGCTGCATGATGGAAGGCATCTCGCACGAAGCCTGTTCACTGGCCGGCACCCTGGGCCTGGGCAAGCTGATTGCGTTCTACGATGACAACGGCATTTCTATCGACGGTGAAGTGGAAGGCTGGTTTACCGACGATACGCCCAAGCGTTTCGAAGCCTACGGCTGGCATGTTATCCCGGCGGTGGACGGCCACGATGCCGACGCCATCAAGGCGGCTATTGAAGCGGCCCGCGCCGAGCGCGACAAACCCACACTGATTTGCTGCAAAACCATCATCGGTTTTGGTTCGCCCAACAAGCAGGGCAAGGAAGATTGCCACGGTGCGCCACTGGGCGACGATGAAATCAAACTCACCCGCGAAGCGCTGGGTTGGGCGCACGCGCCGTTTGAGGTGCCTGCTGATGTTTACGCCGGTTGGGACGCCAAAGCCAAAGGCGCCGAGCGCGAGCAGGGCTGGAATGCCCAGTTTGATGCGTACAAGGCAGCCCACCCTGCACTGGCCGCCGAATACGAGCGCCGCGTAATCAAGGGTGAATTGCCGGCCGATTTCGCGGCCAAAGCCGATGCCTACATTGCCGAAGTGCAGGCCAAGGCCGAGAAAATTGCCTCGCGCAAAGCCTCACAAAATGCACTCAATGCGTTCGGCCCCTTGTTGCCGGAACTGATGGGCGGTTCGGCCGATCTGGCCGGTTCCAACCTGACGCTGTGGAGCGGCGCCAAAGGTCTGACTGCAGACGACGCCAGCGGCAATTACATTTTTTACGGCGTGCGTGAATTCGGCATGGCGGCGATCATGAACGGCATTGCGCTGCACGGCGGTTTCGTACCTTACGGTGCCACCTTCCTGATGTTCATGGAATACGCCCGCAACGCGGTGCGCATGGCTGCGCTGATGAAGCAGCAGGGCATTTTTGTGTTCACCCACGATTCCATCGGTCAGGGTGAAGACGGCCCTACGCACCAGCCCATTGAGCAGGTGGCGAACCTGCGCATGACGCCGAACCTGACCACCTGGCGCCCGGCCGATGCCACCGAATCGGCGGTAGCGTGGAAAGAAGCGCTGCTGAAAAACGACGGCCCGACGGCACTGGTGTTTTCGCGCCAGAATCTGGACCCGATTGTGCGTACACCGGATCAGGTGGCCGACATTAACCGCGGCGGTTACATCCTGAAAGATTGTAAAGGCGAGCCCGAGGCGATCATCATTGCCACCGGTTCCGAAGTGTCTCTTGCACTGGCGGCGGCCGAACAGTTGACCAGCCGTGGCAAGCAGGTGCGAGTGGTATCTATGCCATCCACCAACGTGTTTGACGCACAGGATGCGGAATACAAAGAAAAAGTATTGCCATTGTCTGTGCTGCCACGCGTTGCAGTTG